The Candidatus Coatesbacteria bacterium genome includes a region encoding these proteins:
- a CDS encoding 4Fe-4S dicluster domain-containing protein encodes MTTEAGVTITIDGREVSARPGTTVLEVARKLGIEIPTLCYRAGFERVTRCGLCVVEREPAELVAACETTIEPGAVYHTTSPAVIGQRRRVLKLLFARHTPDCHTCERHGMCELERLFGCLRITDGTLPGVRSLAYHDRSSPAVTMRGDRCVLCGRCVAVCDQRMGVDALQLDRRLLQARPRGRLGLDGSPCIGCGQCTLVCPAGALEPTVSVTAVEAALADRDRYCVALLEPAAAAALMTELGLRAVPRLVGVLHMLGFNAVLDAAWGADLYYGLLARQLGEEDAPRIINHCPALERHLQQTRPEIAKWLPSIDSPTRLAALGWRGQLAREVGALPGQGYLVQLTTGTGWKERVRRRSAAGDRGVDAALTVRELVSLLRLLRIDTAGAKPRSFLRWRGSRSAMMHGAPGATAAGLSLALAARDGIAPVDHTTAYLPETRTFELASTRGSRSILVAHGLPRALDLIDQVLNVSDPSPPLLELYACPGGCLGGGGLVRDPAGELQQRYQALVYLAEGAPERFPQDNPSLKRLYPDLFTG; translated from the coding sequence ATGACGACTGAGGCCGGAGTCACCATCACCATCGACGGCCGCGAGGTCAGCGCCCGACCGGGGACGACGGTCCTCGAGGTCGCCCGCAAGCTGGGGATCGAGATCCCCACCCTCTGTTACCGGGCGGGCTTCGAACGGGTGACACGTTGCGGCTTGTGCGTGGTCGAACGGGAACCCGCCGAGCTGGTCGCCGCCTGTGAAACGACCATCGAACCCGGCGCCGTCTATCACACGACCTCCCCCGCCGTCATCGGTCAGCGCCGACGGGTGCTCAAGCTGCTCTTTGCCCGTCACACCCCGGACTGCCACACCTGCGAGCGCCACGGGATGTGCGAGCTGGAGCGCCTCTTCGGCTGTCTGCGCATCACCGACGGCACCCTGCCCGGGGTGCGATCCCTGGCCTACCACGACCGCTCCTCGCCGGCGGTGACCATGCGCGGCGATCGCTGCGTGCTTTGTGGACGCTGTGTGGCCGTTTGCGACCAGCGGATGGGCGTCGACGCCCTGCAGCTCGACCGTCGCCTGCTCCAGGCCCGGCCCCGGGGCCGCCTGGGTCTAGACGGCTCCCCCTGCATCGGCTGCGGTCAATGCACCCTGGTCTGCCCCGCCGGAGCCCTCGAGCCGACCGTCTCGGTCACCGCCGTCGAAGCCGCCCTGGCAGACCGCGATCGCTACTGCGTCGCCCTGCTGGAACCCGCCGCCGCCGCGGCGTTGATGACTGAGCTGGGCTTGAGGGCCGTCCCCCGCCTGGTCGGCGTCCTGCACATGTTGGGTTTTAACGCCGTCCTCGACGCCGCCTGGGGCGCCGACCTGTACTACGGACTGCTGGCTCGTCAACTCGGCGAGGAAGACGCACCGCGCATCATCAACCACTGTCCGGCCCTGGAGCGTCATCTGCAACAGACGCGGCCCGAAATCGCCAAATGGCTGCCGTCCATCGATTCACCCACCCGGCTCGCCGCCCTCGGCTGGCGCGGGCAACTGGCCCGGGAGGTCGGTGCCCTGCCCGGCCAGGGCTATCTGGTTCAACTAACCACGGGCACCGGCTGGAAGGAACGGGTGCGCCGCCGCTCCGCCGCCGGTGATCGCGGCGTCGACGCCGCCCTGACCGTGCGCGAACTCGTCAGCCTGCTGCGACTGCTGCGGATCGACACCGCAGGGGCCAAACCACGCTCCTTCCTGCGTTGGCGCGGCTCGCGCAGCGCAATGATGCACGGTGCGCCCGGGGCGACGGCTGCCGGGTTGAGCCTGGCGTTGGCAGCCCGCGACGGCATAGCTCCCGTCGACCACACCACCGCCTACCTGCCCGAGACGCGCACCTTCGAACTCGCCTCGACCCGGGGTTCGCGTAGTATCCTGGTGGCCCACGGTCTGCCCCGCGCTCTGGATTTGATCGACCAGGTCCTGAACGTATCAGACCCTTCACCGCCGCTGCTGGAGCTCTACGCCTGTCCCGGCGGTTGTCTGGGCGGCGGCGGCCTGGTGCGCGATCCCGCCGGCGAACTCCAACAACGCTATCAGGCCCTCGTCTATCTCGCCGAGGGAGCCCCGGAGCGCTTCCCCCAGGACAACCCCAGCCTCAAGCGTCTCTACCCCGATTTATTCACGGGCTGA
- a CDS encoding PQQ-binding-like beta-propeller repeat protein — protein sequence MVVRFSLPRRPRFGYYRSWRFLGERFVRHVAIIGLLLLNFSVFAGVELEVSVAEGDAATVFRLSAELFPAALYRPPILLCGFEPARAAEILERLACLEAAVLPNRRVPPHPADGVIGEGELGEYAGPHARLVAGPAYRGTIPKASRLEVLQPPLTGWAGLQALDLLAVGYDLRWDPGSLEPTAWTAAVPPSLDAPAGVIVGTCQHDEPEVAPALVLRSPDGGLRRCGVDGEIDVEARAAGGSESLQAGPGVLLELERLSGPATGHRLASDAPLVGVVTVPGRVFLLRGGDNPAVGRLAGAAATAWELPLTAAPRNWTPLEDGLAVADDAGYVYLVEPDGAARRWRWVENRPPGLVVTPNGLLVLGCRHWGVLEGEAVDLEPRRLPLPATSSGVLCGERLIFGSTTELVVVDTIDGDWWSHRLGGSLNLAPVVVGGLVYCAAGDHRLYVFDPTRPAAPLVEVRELDAAPSLVAGLLNLGLLVGTVEGGLILSNPDGTHRLELDGVPRNSTARRGEELLLAEGVGSIVELALRGTPFDPFQPGFREPRSGSRLELEGGVIDGPLIFQPPAQLKATPAQLRQGAVYLVDGAGELWIIAELD from the coding sequence GTGGTCGTTCGCTTTTCTTTGCCCCGACGCCCCCGCTTCGGCTATTATCGTTCTTGGCGTTTTCTCGGGGAGAGATTCGTGCGTCATGTAGCGATCATCGGCCTATTGTTGCTGAACTTTTCGGTGTTCGCCGGGGTTGAGCTGGAGGTGAGCGTCGCCGAAGGCGACGCAGCGACTGTGTTTCGCTTGAGCGCCGAGCTCTTTCCCGCGGCTCTCTATCGACCGCCGATTTTGCTTTGTGGCTTCGAACCGGCCCGGGCAGCGGAGATCCTGGAGCGGTTGGCCTGTTTGGAGGCCGCCGTTCTACCCAACCGTCGCGTCCCGCCGCATCCGGCGGACGGGGTGATTGGGGAGGGAGAGCTGGGAGAGTACGCCGGACCCCACGCTCGGTTGGTCGCTGGTCCCGCTTACCGCGGGACGATCCCGAAGGCTTCGCGGTTGGAGGTGCTCCAGCCCCCGCTGACGGGCTGGGCGGGGTTGCAGGCCCTCGACCTGCTGGCGGTGGGTTACGATCTGCGCTGGGATCCGGGTTCTTTGGAGCCGACGGCCTGGACTGCGGCGGTTCCGCCCAGTCTGGACGCACCCGCCGGGGTGATCGTCGGCACTTGCCAACACGACGAGCCGGAGGTGGCTCCGGCCCTGGTCTTGCGGTCGCCGGACGGCGGCCTGCGCCGTTGCGGTGTTGATGGAGAAATCGACGTTGAAGCCAGGGCGGCGGGCGGTTCCGAAAGCCTTCAGGCCGGTCCGGGGGTACTGCTGGAGCTTGAACGGCTCAGCGGCCCGGCGACGGGGCATCGGCTGGCGAGCGACGCCCCCCTCGTCGGTGTTGTCACCGTCCCGGGGCGGGTTTTCTTGCTGCGCGGCGGTGACAACCCCGCGGTGGGCCGCCTGGCCGGAGCGGCCGCCACGGCCTGGGAGCTGCCCCTGACGGCGGCGCCGCGTAACTGGACGCCCCTGGAAGACGGCCTGGCCGTCGCCGATGACGCCGGTTATGTCTACCTCGTCGAGCCCGACGGTGCGGCGCGACGCTGGCGTTGGGTGGAGAACCGACCGCCGGGGCTGGTGGTGACGCCGAACGGGCTGTTGGTGCTGGGATGTCGGCACTGGGGCGTCCTGGAGGGGGAGGCCGTTGACTTAGAGCCGCGCCGACTGCCGTTGCCGGCGACCTCGTCGGGCGTCCTATGCGGCGAGCGGTTGATATTCGGTTCGACGACGGAATTAGTGGTTGTTGATACCATCGACGGCGATTGGTGGAGCCATCGCCTCGGCGGCAGCCTCAACCTGGCCCCGGTTGTCGTCGGCGGTCTGGTCTATTGCGCCGCCGGTGACCACCGTCTCTATGTCTTCGACCCGACCAGGCCGGCGGCTCCCCTGGTCGAGGTGCGTGAACTGGATGCTGCGCCCAGTCTGGTGGCCGGCTTGCTCAACCTGGGCCTTCTCGTCGGCACCGTCGAGGGCGGTTTGATCCTGTCCAATCCCGACGGCACCCACCGTCTGGAACTCGACGGAGTCCCGAGGAACTCTACGGCCCGGCGCGGCGAGGAGCTGCTCCTCGCCGAAGGCGTCGGTTCGATCGTCGAGCTGGCGCTGCGCGGCACACCCTTCGATCCCTTCCAGCCCGGCTTCCGCGAGCCCCGCTCGGGTTCTCGGCTGGAGCTGGAGGGCGGCGTGATCGACGGTCCGCTGATCTTCCAGCCCCCCGCCCAGCTAAAGGCCACCCCGGCCCAGTTACGTCAAGGCGCCGTCTATCTCGTCGACGGTGCCGGTGAGCTGTGGATCATTGCCGAACTCGACTGA
- a CDS encoding GTP-binding protein — protein sequence MFQQGCFSTLRPSTVLAHPTAIIVKRPSPSNDTIVARATAPGRGAVDLVRLSGPRAVEITGHFIEPRPADRRPRYVYQARAGGVDGVLDRLLAVRFAGPRSYTGEDVVELSCHGGGAIARRLVEIAVGFGARPAEPGEFTRRAWEAGKLDLLQAEAVGALAGARSLIGVRLLERQLGGALSRLLDGLRRRSIELAAGLEARLAYPEEGLNEAGYRRELEEGLCGLDGELAELESSAAVARVTVDGAVVVLVGEENVGKSTLFNRLLGAEAALVTPTPGTTRDILRGELELDGLPLVLYDTAGRPELWRDELTELAARRASVAARTADALLVVLDARRPRIPDWAQAEIENQPALVLLNKRDLLEETPPDEVDGRPALALSAAAGAGVEELTAALRELLLPLNVDTAPTSRRQRLGLRRAREALVAARSALGHGIWDAAAEELVAVRRALEEVLGLVTDEDVLDALFADFCVGK from the coding sequence GTGTTTCAACAGGGCTGTTTTTCAACGCTCCGTCCGTCCACTGTATTAGCTCATCCGACAGCGATTATCGTGAAGCGACCGTCGCCCAGCAACGACACCATCGTGGCCCGGGCCACGGCCCCGGGCCGCGGGGCCGTGGATCTGGTGCGCCTGAGCGGCCCCCGGGCCGTCGAGATCACCGGACACTTCATCGAGCCCAGGCCCGCCGATCGCCGACCCCGTTACGTTTATCAGGCCCGGGCCGGTGGTGTGGACGGGGTTCTCGACCGTCTGTTGGCGGTGCGTTTCGCCGGGCCCCGGTCCTACACCGGCGAGGACGTCGTCGAGCTGTCCTGCCACGGCGGCGGCGCCATCGCCCGGCGGTTGGTTGAAATCGCCGTCGGGTTCGGCGCCCGTCCAGCGGAGCCCGGTGAGTTCACCCGACGGGCCTGGGAAGCCGGCAAGCTGGATCTGCTGCAGGCCGAGGCCGTCGGCGCCCTGGCCGGGGCCCGCAGTTTAATCGGCGTGCGCCTGTTGGAGCGCCAGCTCGGTGGTGCGCTGAGTCGTTTACTCGACGGTCTGCGCCGGCGCTCGATCGAGCTGGCGGCCGGCCTGGAGGCCCGCCTGGCCTATCCTGAGGAGGGCCTGAACGAGGCGGGCTATCGCCGGGAGCTCGAGGAAGGCCTGTGCGGCTTGGACGGGGAGCTGGCGGAGCTGGAATCTTCGGCCGCCGTCGCCCGGGTGACCGTCGACGGAGCCGTCGTCGTCCTCGTCGGCGAGGAGAACGTCGGCAAGAGCACCCTCTTCAACCGTCTGCTGGGCGCTGAGGCGGCCCTGGTGACCCCGACGCCGGGGACGACCCGGGACATCCTGCGCGGCGAACTGGAGCTCGACGGACTGCCCCTGGTGCTCTACGACACGGCGGGGCGACCGGAGCTGTGGCGCGACGAGTTGACCGAGCTGGCGGCCCGGCGGGCATCCGTGGCGGCCCGCACCGCGGATGCCTTGTTGGTGGTCCTCGACGCCCGTCGACCGCGGATTCCGGACTGGGCGCAGGCGGAGATCGAGAACCAGCCGGCCCTGGTTCTACTCAACAAGCGGGATCTCCTCGAAGAGACGCCGCCGGACGAAGTCGACGGCCGGCCCGCCCTGGCCTTGAGCGCCGCCGCGGGTGCGGGGGTCGAGGAGCTGACAGCCGCCCTGCGTGAGCTGTTGCTGCCATTAAACGTCGACACGGCGCCGACCTCGCGCCGTCAGCGCCTGGGCCTCCGCCGCGCCCGTGAGGCCCTCGTCGCCGCGCGAAGCGCCCTGGGGCACGGCATCTGGGACGCCGCCGCCGAAGAATTGGTCGCCGTTCGTCGCGCCCTCGAGGAGGTCCTGGGGCTGGTAACCGACGAGGATGTCCTCGACGCCCTGTTCGCCGATTTCTGCGTGGGCAAATAG